From the Trifolium pratense cultivar HEN17-A07 linkage group LG4, ARS_RC_1.1, whole genome shotgun sequence genome, the window ataataatattattaataattgtaAGATATATGTGCATACTCTTATCTATAATATATTTAGATTTAGAATTCGATGATAACGAATAATACTATcctatttatgtttttttttctttcggtCAGAGGTTGATTTAATTGCTAACACTTGGTTTTGAAATGATTTTCAGAGAGCAACATTAATTTTGGTAGAACTAGGAGAATAGGTAAGAGTTGCTTCTCTACTTGATGAGGAGATGGAGCTACATAAACATCAGTAGAACTAGAAGAATATACAAAAGCTAATTCTAGTCGAAGGTTTCTTCTGGTGTGGTGCAGATTTTGCTGTCTTGATGCCGTGGTAACAGTGCTGATGTTGTGAAGTTGATATTCTCGAATGTTGACTCATGGAAGTTTGTGGGAGCCTTAGTCTCTTTCTATGCCTTATTATATGGTTGCTTAGTGTTTTGTCAGACTGTAACACATTTAGGGTGTTAGTCCTTGATCATGTAGTGCTTGGGTGAGACACTTATATCTTGTAAAGACTTTGAAagatattgtatgaaatttaattgtgattatgattCTATTTGCAAAATAAGGGATTAAACATTACTGAAGAAAtgcttaattagtttttttttgtctataaaattAAATGGCAATTATAAATTATAGGCTAAATTACgtttttggccccctaagtttcagaaacttgcaattttggccccttatgtttcaaaataacacttatagccccctaagtttcaaaaagttgcgattttgaccccctatgtttcaaaatagcaattttggccccctaagtttcagtatttgcgattttggccacctatgtttcaaaatagcacttttgacccctatctttaccccttttgcacaaggtcaattttgatcgagtcaaagttgatgtggcaagtcacttaagtgactcagctgccacgtcaacatttttttgtcatcttataattaaaaaaactaaaagaataaaaaaataaaaggaagaagtcacatgctttaaatttattctttcactacgttcaaaaaaaaaataaaatttattctttcactaacacacatatataatctcaaatcctaaagaattaaccaaatacttcgtgacgtttattcaaaaggatttttcactatacgtgaaaaaaaaaaacctaattccaaatccaaaaataggaaacaatAGAAATTGAAAACTCTTCGTGCTTTTTGTTAtgtctttttaattatgtaatgacttcatatatgtaatgacttgatttgttatgtcattttgatttagaaaagtgtcttgaacttccatttagaaaagtgtcttgaactttcattttgcaaaaggggtaaacatagggggccaaaattgctattttgaaacataggaggCCAAAATagcaactttttgaaatttagggggccaaaagtgctattttgaaatatagggggtcaaaattgcaacttcctgaaacttagggggccaaaagtgctattttgaaatataggggaccaaaatcgcaactttctgaaacttaaggggccaaaagtgcaatttagcctaaattatattaaaatatctaaaataaaagtGTTGTCTATATTATATTGATACGGTTAAAAACCGTTGCATTGAAGTGTTGGCTACACTTAAAAATGGTTCCCTTAGTTTAATGTTTAGGCAACAGCTCGGGAATGTAAACATCTATGGCAACACGTAGGAACTGTTGCCTTATATTCGCTGTAAAACTGTTCCCTGTTCCCCGCAACTCAGGCGACAGTTTTAAATAGTGTGCCCAAAAAGCAAAATAACTGTTCCCTAAGACAATAGGTAACGCTCGCTTACAAAACAGTTGTAAATTGTCGCCGAAAGAGATAGGCAACActcactactagaaaaagttTAAATACCGACGGAATTTAGAGACGAAATTTGTTTCTTCTCTAATAGAGATGGAATTAGAGACAGAAAAAAGTTGTTAGAGACcgaaattcaaatatatgtatTAGTCACGGATTTTAGAGACAGAAATTTCCGTGTCAATAAAATTTCGTGTCTAAATCcgtctctattttattatttttataattataattgaaataaatagttaGAGATGAAAATTTGAGACGGATTTTAGTCGTGTCTAATAATTTCTGTCTCTATATTCGTCTCTGATTGGtcaacttaaaattaaaatagtcaAATATTTGTCAGAGATAGAAGTAATCCGTCTCTGAATTAATCTGTCTCTAGAATCTGTCTCTAATGAAATAACattgaaaaatttatttttcatgtcATCCCTCCAAAAAATTTACCCAATTTTTTCACTGCCCGCCAAAAAGTTTCAcagaattataattttattaaatatttttttataatataataagattttattttaatcaaacaaaagcAGTGTTTTGAGTTAGGTTTCACCTTGCGGTTTCCTCTTGCCGTTTCATCTTCGTTCGTCTCCGCCAGCCACGATTCGTCTCCGACAGTCACGATTCACTCCTCCATCCACGATTCAGAGGTCATGGTTTCAGTCGCGAACTCAATCCGTTTCCTTCTCCGAATTCGGTAATGCTTTCTCTtaggtttttctttttgtgatctTTTCCTTGTTAACCCTTCTTCTCTTAGATTTCTACAATTTTCTGCATTTTTTCTTGCCTATGGTAGAAAATACTAGAAAACCCTAATTAAAAATTACCCCCAATAAGTTATCTTGTCTTGATAAATTTCGATATTCAGAGGTTTTTGTGTCTTTTTATAACAATGGAGATTAAGAATCTTATGATTTGAATTCAGAATCTTGATAAATTAAAGTGAGTTATGATTTGAATTCAAAATCTTAATCCTTACCTTGTGACATGGCTGTGTAAAATTTGATGTTCAAAATTCTATAAATCAATGATTCATTACATTTTACCTTGTCATTTGATTTTCTAAGATTTGGGTTATGATTTAGATGTTATAATGCTTTCTTAGTGCTGCACAAATTTCTTAATGTTTGCTTCAAATCTTGCATAATGCATTTTGAATATTATTGTGATATCATTGCTAAAGAATTTtgaatattcaattaaattttagaACATACGTAGGTTTGAATATTAGTTGTTAATTggtgtttcaactttcaataatGAAGTGAAAGGTATTTGTTAGTGATTAAAGGAAATAGATGGTGGTTGTTACATGATTTTGGCTTTTAGTGGATTAATTTGTTGGAAAACAATCATGTAATTCTGTTCTCAAATTCATTTACTAGTTTTTGAAACATGTAAAACTGGTTCAGAATCGGAATTTGACTCTCTTGCATCTGTTGGTTAATTTGAACTTGATTCATGTTATGTAAAACTGTTGGTTAATTGAAAAGGTTTATCAATATTTACAACTTCTTCCACAATCCACATTGGTATTTAGGATTTCCTCAATCCTCACCTAATCTCACCCAATAGTCATTATCATGCTAAAGATTTGTATGGATTAtggtaaatattttattttattttctatttgcaGAAATTAGATTTCAAGTTTCCACTATCAGTATCTTGTGTCCACTTTATCATCTCAGCAAGGTGCTGAAGCTTAAACCACTGATAATTGTGGACCCTGAAGATCGCTTGAAAAGAAAGAATCTTTCCGATGTCATTGGTGTTCTGTATTAACATAGTGCTGGGGAATGCATACGATACATTCATGTTTCGTTTATGCAGACAATAAAGTCATTAACACCTGCAACCACAGGTAAGGTTCGATAAAAGGTTTCGTAACAGTTAATGTTTTACTTTAGGATTTCATCTGATTTTGGTGAACTTGCACAGTTGTTTTGCAATGGCTAGTGTGGATGAAGCATTTTGACTGGCGTATTGGAGCCACTCTTATACCCATTGTTGGAGGGATTCTTCTCACATCTGTTACAGAGATGAGCTTTAATATGTTGAGATTTTGTGCTGCCTTATTGGCTGTTTGGCTACATCTACAAAGACTATCCTTGCAGAATCTCTTCTCCATGGATACAAATTTGACAGGTATCATCATTATGCTAACAATTTCTATTATTGTAACGtcatattttgattttctttcgtttctctattttttctatCTACTTTTCTGGATTTCCCCTATACAGACTATCCACTTTTCAGTTATTTTTGTGTCTGTAATACCTCTCTCTCCAATGTAGACTAGGAATAGTAAGTACTGTATATTAGAACTAGAGACATCTATGGGTTCTGAAAAGTTTGATTGCAGAAAGCCAGCAAATGTTATTTCAAATCAGCACCTTTCAGGCATAAGAACAAAATGTATTTTAAGCTATCATTCAAAATTTACTGAACTTATATCCCACAACCATTATTATTAAACTATGTACATAACCAAATCCCGAACCAAAATCTAAATTCAAATTAAGATTCAGTCTCCACGGctataaatttaaatgatcAGGAATTCTGGCTCCTGCCTTAGTTTCTTACCAATGATGGCATACTGTTGGAGGACATCAACAATAATAACACCACTACCTTGAATCCCAAGTGGGATGAGGAAATCCGTTTTGACTCCGTTTCGAGAACACTGATTTCCCTACCTCAATCCCCCGGTAGGTCGGACCAATTGATGGGTCTGTGTATGAATTATGGAATCAAACAGTGAATGATATAGTAATCAAACAGTGCTAGATGATTTGACTCTCTTGCATCTGTTGGTTAATTTGAACTTGATTCATGTTATGCTAGTTTTTGGATCACTACTAGAAACACATTTACTCTTGTGACCCCATTAAAGCATACatgtttaaatttgtttttaattactTTGTAACTTTGTGTTGTTAGTATATATATGGCCTTTGCGATATTTAACTAAACCTGGTATGATTTCATgactataatttatttattttattgtttttatatttttttcttagtcTAATTGTTTTTCTCCGTGTAGTGAAAATGACGCCATATGAGGAAGAAAATGCTAAAAGGATGGAGGCTCTCAATATTCGCCATCTCTCTCAATCCCTTCAAAAATCCTCTTCTAGTAAGGTGAATGAACTTAACACTGACAAATCAGTGCTTGcttttaatttcttcttcacTGTCCTCATACAAATAGTTGATTAATGTT encodes:
- the LOC123881740 gene encoding uncharacterized protein LOC123881740 isoform X3, with the protein product MQTIKSLTPATTVVLQWLVWMKHFDWRIGATLIPIVGGILLTSVTEMSFNMLRFCAALLAVWLHLQRLSLQNLFSMDTNLTVKMTPYEEENAKRMEALNIRHLSQSLQKSSSSKAKYKWFEKDEASIKKSFNSRGTLTLKNALFKVRNC
- the LOC123881740 gene encoding uncharacterized protein LOC123881740 isoform X2; this translates as MQTIKSLTPATTVVLQWLVWMKHFDWRIGATLIPIVGGILLTSVTEMSFNMLRFCAALLAVWLHLQRLSLQNLFSMDTNLTVKMTPYEEENAKRMEALNIRHLSQSLQKSSSSKMSGSGRGKRIAPIQPTPSLPPETRPNTNGLKRMKLALKKALIVEER
- the LOC123881740 gene encoding uncharacterized protein LOC123881740 isoform X1; its protein translation is MQTIKSLTPATTVVLQWLVWMKHFDWRIGATLIPIVGGILLTSVTEMSFNMLRFCAALLAVWLHLQRLSLQNLFSMDTNLTVKMTPYEEENAKRMEALNIRHLSQSLQKSSSSKMSGSGRGKRIAPIQPTPSLPPETRSHVIDFILLLFLLECRFVYMQLNLYTSYACHILITDCVCNLNYTTICIVCL